The region TGTATCAGCATCACTGGCTATGCTGGGCGACATTAATGTGGCTGAGCCTAAAGCGCTGATTGGTTTTGCAGGTCCTCGTGTTATCGAGCAAACAGTACGTGAAACTTTACCAGAAGGCTTCCAGCGTAGTGAATTTTTGCTGGAACACGGTGCAATTGATATGATAATCGACCGCCGTGAAATGCGTGACTCTTTGGCACGTATCCTTGCTAAGTTCATGAACTTGCCTTCTACCGAACAAGAGCATAGAGTAGCGTAAAATTTTCTAATTTGAGCGCACTATGTCAAAGACTACACCAAGCCAATCATCTTCACTGAATGATTGGCTTTGTTATTTAGAGCAGTTACACCCCGCCAATATCGCGATGGGCCTGGAGCGCGTTGCTAAGGCTGCGAACAATATCCACCTGCTTGATAGCCCCGGCAAAATCATTCTGATTGGCGGCACCAATGGCAAAGGCACCACGGCCCGTTGTCTGGAGGCCATGCTGCTGGCACAGGGCTACAGCGTCGGTACTTATGCTTCTCCGCATCTTATCCACTACAACGAACGTGTTAGGATCAATGGTAAAACCTTGCCCGATCAGTCTCATGTCGACGCTTTTTATGCCTTAGATCAGGGACGCGGCGACGTTGAATTGACGTTTTTTGAGTACGGTACTTTGGGTGCCTTGTGGTTATTCAAACAGCATGCGGTAGATTATGTGTTGTTAGAAGTCGGCCTGGGTGGCCGTTTTGATGCAACCAATATAGTGACGCCTTATGCAAGCGTGATCACCACCATAGACCTTGACCACAAAGAGTTCCTGGGTGATACCCGAGAGCTAGTAGGCTACGATAAAGCAGGGATTTTCCGCACAGACACGCCAGCCATTGTAGGCGATCTGGATATTCCGCATACCGTGACCGATTACGGTGAGGAAATTAACGCGGAGTTGATCTTGTCAAAACGTGATTTCCATTTTACGCCTTTGGCCGATGGGTTACGCTGGCAATATGGTGAGCACGACCTGACGTTGGCACAGCCTGCCATCCCTGCGCAAAACGTGGCAACAGCGTTAACGCTTCTGGCCCGACTTAACTTATTACCTGATGCCGAGCAGATAAAGCAAATTCTGGCCGGGTTACAAGTGGAAGGGCGGTTTATGCAGCTCAGTCAACAGCCATTGATTTACACCGATGTGGCGCATAACCCTGAATCGGCGCGTTACCTTAGAACGCAATTAATGCGTTTGAAAAATCAGGGCTTTAAAATTCATGCCTTAGTCGCTATGCTTGCTGATAAGGATAAAGCGAGCGTGATTGATGCCCTGTCAGATGTGGTTGAAAAGTGGAGCTGTGCGTCTTTGGAAGGTCCCCGTGGCGAACGAGCAGAGCAGCTGCTGACATTGTTGCCAGCACCGCACAGTGAGCACAGTCAGGGATTTGCGAGTGTTGACTCGGCCCTGCAAAGTCTGCTTCCTCAGCAACAACAAGACACAGCGCTGATTATATTCGGCTCGTTTGTGACCGTGGCCGCGGCCATGCAGTACTGGCAAAAGTAGAGAGCAATAGTTGTGAACTCAGGATTTATTAACCGACTGGTCGGCACCAGCATCGTAGTGATTGCGGCAGTGGTGTTTATACCTAATATTTTGGATGGCGAAAAAGTCCACTATAAGGAAGGATTTAAGCCTATCCCGGAGCGTCCTGAGTTCTCGACCATAGAGCTAAAAACGCGTATAGATGAACGCGCATCACTGGCGACAGAGCCCATGGAAGAGGTGGTAGAAGACATCAGCGCCGATGACGGCCAACTCAGTACTGAACTAATAACTAACGAGCTACAGGACGACACACAAGGCCAGCAACAGACAGATACAGCAGAGGTTGAGGTTGCGAGCAATAAGGGTGAAGAAAAGCCTGAGCCAACTCAGACGTCAACTGACCTGCCCGCTAAGTCCAGCACCGCACCTGAGGTGAAAAGTGAGTCGTTGACACGACCTGAGTCTTCTAACTTTACGCAGATGGCCTATGTCATTCAGCTTGGTAGCTTCTCACACAAATCAAATGTTGAAGCACTGACTAAAAAACTGACCGAGAATGGCTTTAAGACGTTTACCCGCCCGGTAAAAACACCCAATGGTACCTTAACCAAGGTATTTGTCGGACCAGATTTAAATAAAGCTAAACTGGAAGCTAAGCTCCCAGAATTAAAGAAATTAACTAAGTTAAACGGCCGCCTTACTCAATTTACCGTGGTAAAATGATCTGGTAATTGATGGGCGTGTCTTATAGAATGCGCCCCAAATTAACGACTTATTGGTTTATATGATCTGGGTTGATTACGCCATCTTTGCAATTGTCGGTATCTCGACACTGTTTGGCCTGATGAGAGGTTTTGTGAAAGAAACCATGTCACTCGTGGTTTGGATCGGCGCCTTTTTCATATCCAGTATATTCTACCAATATCTTGCAACCTTCCTGACCTTCATTTCAGAACCCCTTTTAAGAAATGCCGCCGCAATCGCCATACTTTTTATTGCGACACTTGTGTTAGGTGGGTTTGTCAATTATATCTTAGGTGAACTCGTACAGCGTACGGGCTTGTCTGGTACCGATCGCCTGGTTGGCATAGTGTTCGGTGCGATGCGGGGCGTGCTGGTCGTTAGCGCCGCGTTGTTTTTCCTGGATGCCTTCACCAAAGCCCCTGATACATCGTGGTGGCAGGCATCCCAAGTAATCCCTGAATTTGGCTTTGTAATAGAATGGTTTTTTTCCTATCTAGAACATAACTCAAGCTTTTTGAATTCAGCAAACCGTTAATCGGCGAGGAAATTTTTAATGTGTGGTATCGTTGGGATAGTCGGAACATCTCCTGTTAATCAGGCGATTTATGACGGCTTAACTGTTTTGCAACACCGTGGCCAAGATGCAGCCGGCATCATTACCATTGACAACAATACGTTCAGCTTACGCAAGGCCAACGGCCTGGTCAAAGACGTGTTTCACACCCGTCACATGAAGCGTCTGCAGGGTAACATTGGCATCGGTCATGTGCGTTATCCGACAGCAGGTTCTTCCAGCTCAGCGGAAGCACAGCCTTTTTATGTGAATTCACCGTTTGGTATCGCCATGGCGCACAACGGTAATTTAACTAATGCGGAAGAGCTGAAAGAGCGCCTGTTCACTAAAGCACGCCGTCACGTCAATACGACGTCTGACTCAGAAGTGCTGCTGAATATCCTGGCGTATGAGCTGGGACGTAGCGACAAAATGAAACTAGAACCTGCTGATATGTTTAACGCCATCAGCGAAGTGAACCAGCAAGTGTCGGGTGGATACGCCACCATCGCTATGATCATTGGCCATGGTATTCTGGCGTTCCGTGACCCGCACGGTATTCGTCCTTTAGTATTCGGCAAGCGTGAAACTGAACGTGGCGTTGAATATATGTTTGCGTCTGAAAGCGTGGCATTGTCTATCGACGGTTTTGAGTTCGTTCGAGATGTAGCACCAGGCGAAGCTATCTATGTGACTGAAGACGGTCAGTTCCACTCGCAGATCTGCGCCGACAAAACCATGCATGCGCCATGTATTTTTGAGTTTGTCTACTTTGCTCGCCCGGATTCGAACATCGATAATATGTCGGTCTATGCAACGCGTGTCAACATGGGTACTAAGCTGGGTGAGAAGATCAAACGCGAATGGGCCGACAAAGACATTGACGTAGTTATCCCAATTCCGGAGACATCTTGTGATATCGCGCTCGAAATCGCATCGGTGCTTGAGCTCCCTTATCGCCAGGGTTTTGTTAAGAACCGCTATATCGGCCGTACCTTCATCATGCCTGGCCAGGAACAGCGTAAAAAGTCGGTGCGTCGTAAACTAAATGCCATCGATCGTGAGTTCGCTGGCAAAAACGTACTACTGGTTGACGATTCAATCGTCCGCGGCACAACATCGGCGCAAATCGTTGAAATGGCACGTGATGCGGGTGCAAAGAATGTCTACTTCGCTTCGGCTGCACCGGAAGTTCGCTTCCCGAATGTGTACGGTATTGATATGCCGTCGGCTGCAGAGCTTATCGCCCATGGTCGCGATGTCGATGATATCAATGCCAGCATCGGCTCAGACGGCCTGATCTATCAGTCAATCTCTGATCTGAAAGACGCCGTGGCACTGGAGAACCCAGAGATCACACGTTTTGAAACGTCTGTGTTCGACGGCCAGTATATTACCGGCGATGTAAACCAGGATTACCTGAATCGTATTGATGCACTGCGTAATGACTCGGCAAAATCGACACGCGAAAAAGCCATGTCGGCAAGCCTGGAGCTGCACAATCAGGAAACGGGTGAAGGCGAGTAAACTCGCCTAATTTGACTAAAAAAAGGGCCGCGATTGCGGCCCTTTTTGTTAGATTTCTATAGGATAAAAGCAAAGGAAGCGAGCTGACCTATGCACCTTTACGGGGCATAAGCGCGCTCCCTAGGTAAATGTAGGACTGATTATCCCATTCGTCCACAATATCGCTGTTGCAGCCAAAATAATTACCAATAATACCAAACCACATGTGACCACTGAACTGGCATAAATAAAACCACGCTCCTCAGGTATGTGCATCAGGATAGGAACGCCGGTGTACAGCAGGTAGACCGAATAGGCTAGGGCAGCCAGCCCCACCGAGACCACAAACCATAATTCCGGATAGAAGGCGGCAAAGGCCGACATAAAGACCGGTGTGGCAGTATAGGCTGAGAGCTCCAGTGTTTGTGTATAAGTGGGTTTAGCGCCGAACGTCACCGCCATCCAGTGAGCCAGATAGGACAGGGCAAACACGCCAATGATCAGCGCAAAGTACATGGCAATGCCTATCAGCATAGCACTGTTATGGGTGAGAAACACATCGTCGCCAGTGCCGATTTTCCAGCCCAGATACACAGAGGAATAGTAGCCCATTAAACTGGGGATCAGGGCAATCAAGGCAATGTGAGATAAACTGTACGTAGCGCTTTCGTGGCGATTGTCTATGGTTTGCCACTCTTCGATTGGGTGGGCATATAAGCCCCACAGATGATTTAAAATCATAACGAGCCCCTCAAAAAAGATTGTTGTCTGACGCGTTCAGATTACCCGGCGATCACGGGTGCAGTCCTTGTCTTATATAACAGCTCAGTAACATCAGAGTACGATGCAGCTTAGCTGCGTGATCACCATAAAAACGGGGCCACTGGCGACGCCTGTAAGTATGAAATTTATACAACATCATTTAAGTTATGAAAGATTGGTTAATTTTTGTCAAGAAACAATTCTGAAATCCCAGCGTCTTTGATCTAGCACAAACTTGTGGTAAACGGCGGGCGTTCATAGTGCCACTTGGCACGCTTGTGGTAGAATAAGGATAATTTTTTGCGAATGATTATCTGAGACATGTTAGAGAAGTATGCCGATCTGTTGGCACCTATTTATCAGTTTCTGGGTTGTGAAACCCCCGACAGCTGGATCGACGAAGCGAAAAAGCCGGAGCATCTGCAAGCCTTGTTGGTCGACCATATGCACTGTGAGCTCAAAGCGGCCCAGAGCGCGGCATTTTTAATCCGTAAATATGCGGTAGACAATGCCTCAGCGAAAACTCTGCTTGGCTGGATCAAGCCCTATGAAGACTTTGTCTATCGTAAAATTGGCGATGGTCAGTTTAGTGCCAGCAAGAATGAACTCATCGGTAGCCTAACCGCTAAGCCCGAATACGCCTATAACCAGGATATACTGGATAAAATGGTGCGATTGATCAAAGAAGAGTTACACCACTTTGAGCAGGTGCTGGATATCATTAACGAGAAGGGGTTACGGGTTCAGAGCCTCAATGCCTCGCGTTATGCCTCTGGGATGATCAAGCATGTGCGCACGTTTGAGCCAGCCGCGTTGATTGATAAGTTGATCATAGGGGCCTTTATCGAGGCCCGCTCCTGTGAGCGCTTTGCTAAACTGGCCCCTTATTTGGAGCCAGACATTGGGCGCTTTTATGTCTCGTTGTTGCGCTCAGAAGCGCGTCATTATCAGGACTATCTGGAGCTGGCCCAGCAGGTGGCCGATGCGACTGATCCTCAGCGATTTGATATCGCAGCACGTGTCGCCGAGTTTAAAGCCATTGAAAATGATCTGATCTTAACGCCAGACAGCGACTTTAAATTCCATAGCGGTGCGCCGCTACAGGCTGCATGAACGGACAAGTTTAGTCTGAAAAAGGATGCTGAGTGAGGGTCTGGCCTTGCTCAGTGGCCACCAGATAAGAGCTCTGACTATACCAGTCGCCCAACACGGTGCGTGTTCTGTCGTTGTAGTGGTGGACATTTGGCCTATGTGTATGGCCATGGATCATATTGTTGACCTGATAGCGGTCAAACATGGCCAGCACCGCTTCTTCGGTTACATCTAAAATCTCTGGCGCTTTGCCCATCTGGCTTTGTTTGCTCTTTTCTCTGGCATTGCGTGCCACCCGACGCCGATACCATAAGGGCATAGACAACATCAGCCTTGGCCACCACCAGCCGCGGCTTTTCTTACGAAACTTCTGATAGACCTCGTCCTGGGTACACATTTCATCGCCGTGTAAAATAACGGTGGGCGTGCCATACAAATCGATCACCGCTTGTTCTGGCAACAAAGTCATACCGCACAGGTCGGTGTAGCGCTGACCAACCAGGAAATCTCGATTGCCATGAATAAAGAACAGTTTAATACCACGCTCGGAGATCGCACGTAGTTTAGTGGCTATCTCAAGTGCCAGTGGATTACCTTCGTCGTCCCCAATCCAGACCTCGAAAAAGTCGCCTAAGATATACAAGGCATCCACTTCATCTTGCATATGCTGTTCAAGAAAACGATAAAAAGCGGCGGTGATATCAGGGCGATGTTCGGTTAAATGCAGATCAGAAATAAAGTAGCTTTTGCGCATGGAGACAACTTCAGATTAGAGCGAGGAACAGAGGTATGTACAGCTCATACAAGCGTTAAGTGTACACACCTCACAATCAATAAAGCGGTCGCTTATTCGGCAACAAACGCTTTTTCGATCACAACGTCTTCCAGCGGAACGTCCTGATGGAAACCAGCAGATCCCGTAGCAACACCTTTGATCTTGTTAACGATGTCCATGCCTTCGGCCACTTCACCGAATACACAGTAACCCCAGCCTTGCGCGGTTTCACTGCTGAAGTTCAAAAAGTCGTTATCGTTCACATTGATAAAGAATTGTGCCGTGGCAGAGTGAGGATCTGGCGTGCGTGCCATCGCCAGCGTGCCTGTTTTATTGGCAACGCCATTGTTGGCTTCGTTTTTAACCGGCGCACCCACTTCTTTTTGGTCCATGCCCGGCTCAAAGCCACCGCCCTGAACCATAAAGCCGTCGATAACACGGTGGAAGATAGTGCCGTTATAAAAACCAGATTCAACGTACTTTAAAAAGTTTTCAACCGTTGCCGGTGCTTTGTCAGCAAACAGGTTAATTTTGATGTCGCCAAAGTTTGTTTGTAAAACAACCATAACAGGTCCTTGATTTACATATTTCATATTAGGAGCCTATTTTATAGCACAAATTCATAACTACAAAGTCCCTCAGGGGGTGAGCGGCTAAATTGTCAACTAACTGTTACTTTTTCATTCTATTTGGACGGGATTTTCTATAGAGCCAAAGCGGTGCAAGTGATATGATTGCTGAGAATTTGGATAAATTTTAGGAATAAAGCTACATGTTGCAGATCTACAACACACTAACACGTCAAAAGACTGAGTTTAAACCGCTTGTGGAAGGCAAAGTAGACATGTACGTGTGTGGTATCACTATTTATGACTTCTGCCATGTAGGCCACGCCCGTACTTATGTCTCTTTCGACGTGATGAACCGTTACCTGCGCCACTTAGGCTATCAGGTTACTTATGTACGTAATATTACGGACGTGGACGACAAAATTATCAAGCGTGCTGCTGAGAACAACGAAGAGATCGATGCGCTGACAGTACGTATGACCAAGGCCATGCACGAGGACTTCGAGGCACTGAACATTCTGCCTGCTGACATAGAGCCGACTGTAACCGGTCATATGGACGAAATCATTGCGATGATTGAACGTCTGATCGAAAAAGGCCATGCCTATGTGGCAAAAAATGGCGATGTATTATTTGATGTGTCGACCTTTGAAGCATATGGTCAACTGTCTCAGCAGGACCTGGATATGCTTCAGGCGGGCGCGCGCGTTGAAGTGGCTGAAGGCAAAGATGATCCGCTCGACTTTGTGCTGTGGAAAAAAGCCAAAGCCGGCGAGCCCTGCTGGACATCACCTTGGGGTGAAGGCCGTCCGGGCTGGCACATTGAATGTAGCGCGATGAGCTCTAAGCATTTGGGCGAGTTCTTTGATATTCACGGTGGCGGATCGGATTTGCAGTTCCCGCACCATGAAAATGAAATTGCCCAGTCATGCTGTGCCAACAATGGTCGCTACGTCAACACCTGGATCCACACCGGTATGGTGCAGGTCAATAAAGAGAAGATGTCTAAATCACTGGGCAATTTCTTTACTGTGCGTGAAGTGCTTAAAGCGTATGACCGTGAAACCGTGCGTTATTTCCTGATCAACGGTCACTACCGTAGTCAGCTAAACTACTCACAGGAGAACCTAGAGCAGGCACGTTCGTCATTAGAGCGTATTTACACGGCTCTGCGTGGTGTTGAACTGGTTGAGACAGAACTGGCGGACAATCCGTTCGTTACACGTTTTGAAGCGGCTATGAACGATGACTTCAATACCCCGGAAGCACTGCCAGTAATTTTTGAACTGGCCAAAGAAGTGAACCTGCTGAAAGACTCAGATGCTAAAGCGGCGGGCGAACATGCCTTTATCCTGGTGAAGCTGGCAGAAGTGCTGGGTATTGCTCAGCAAGATCCGGAAGCCTTTTTACACGGTGACCAGGATGAAGACGAAGTGGCAAAAATCGAAGCCCTGATCGAGCAGCGTAAAACTGCCCGTGAGAATAAAGACTGGGCCGCAGCCGACGCTGCCCGCGACGCCTTAACAGCCATGGGCGTGGTGCTGGAAGACAGCGCCGGTAAAACCACCTGGCGTAAAGCTTAACCTCTATTCGCGCTTAACTGCGCAGTCAAAAAAGGCATATGCATTTTGCATATGCCTTTTTGTTTTGGTGTTACCCGTTGTTTCGCACTTGCATTTTGGTCATCGATTATGACCGAGGCGTGTTGTGCTGCCGGGGAACTTTATTTCCATATAAATAAGGAATAAATGTGAAAAATCTAGTTCTGCTCTCCTTATTGCTAATTACAGGTTCTACACTGGCGAGCACCACGTGGATACCTATTAGTAATGGCAATACCTTTGTTATATTCCCGTACATACCCAAAGATAAGTTTTCAGCTCCAAAGAACATGAAAATTTCAGATTCTAGTAGCGGTAAAACTATTTCATGGGATGACATAAAACATGCCAGTAAATATAAAGTCCAGGTACTTAATGAACAAGGTATTTGGATAGATGTTGCTATCACGGATAAGACATCTTTTGAATTACATAGTGGCTATACAGGAAAGGATGCTGAATATTTTCAGGTGCGTGTTGTGGCCTGTAACTATTATACATGTGATAACACCGGCACTTATTCCTTAGGTTATTCTTTTAGGAAAAAAGTAGTTTTTATTCACACTGACTTACTAGGTAGTCCCGTTGCCGAATCTTATATGGAGGAGCAATAAACATGAAAAAAACATTTAACAAGCATTGTTCTTCGTTACTTCTATCCGTCAGCCTCTCGATCACTTCTGTCTATGCCGATGAGTATATTCTGGAGCAGGATACTAAGTCGCGTGCACTCAGTGTCAATGCTGCCAGCTCCGAAGGTGATGCTTATGATCCTATATCAGGCACTATAAGTTTTGCGGTTACAGACATCTCAATACCTGGAAATTCTTCTCTTCCGGTTGAGCTCAAACGTGTACACAGTCCTTTTTCTTTCATGAATGCGCTTGGAGATGTTAGAAACACGGGAATGGGTACATGGCTATTGGATGTGCCTTATATCCGTGCTACGTATGTTGACTCAAGTGACCTTACTCACAGCTTTCGTATTCAAGGAAATGGGCGTGGCTGGGAAAATGGATATGAATGTAGCGATAGCTCCAGGTGGTACACTTATGCTTATGCCAGCGCTAGCCACCAAGAGTTAGGTGGTTACTGGAGTGGTGTGAAGCTACATATTCCGGGGCAAGTAACGGAAGATATCCGAGAAGGCAGTGGTGACTTTAGCGGAATGAAGATCACCAAGAGTCTTTACAAAGTGACTGACTGTTATCAGCGAGAGGATGGTCAGGGGCAAGGCTTCGAAGTGACTGCGCCGGATGGAACTAAATATTACTTCGACCATAAAGTGGTCAGACCAAACGGTCTGCCCTTTCCGATTGGTAATATGGGTCGTAGAGCGATGATGATGGCTACTAAGGTGGTCGATAAGTTTGGAAACTCTGTATCATATCGCTACAACGGAAATAAACTGGTTAATATAAAAGGCTCCGATGGACGGAGGATTGATCTTATTTACTCAAAAAATATGCTCACTAGCGCTAAGGCAAATTTAGAGTATTGGAATTATATTTATTCAGATGACAATAAATTGGAAAAGGTTGTTTTGCCAAATAAAACTGAGTGGAAATATCCTGCTGAGTTTTATGACGCACAATACCGTGCGACAACTAAATTCAAAAGCCGTATTGGTGAAAGTCCAGGTAAATGTGAAATTAGCGACCTAGATGATAGGAGAGCAAAGTATTTTACAGTCACCACTCCAAGTGGGTTAAATATAAAATACGGAATAAAAACAATATATCACGGGCGTGAGGATGTAAGGGTTTTTATCGAACAGAAATACTCAGCAGGAAGGTTGGAGACCTATTTTAATCCCGCCAATTGCTCTGCTAGAAGAAACTTGGTTTATAAGCAAATATCAGGTGATAAAATTAACGCAATGACATGGAGGTACAGTTACTCTGAAAATGCTGGTTTATATCATGATGATGGGCGGAATGTAATAAAAGAGGTGAACCGCCGTATAACCAGACCACTGGAAGTTGCTTTTCCATACGGGATACCTTCATCAGTTACGAAAAGTCGGGATGTTAAAACCACGACTATTTCAGGGCAAAATGAAAAAGTCATATATTACATAGATCGTAATTCAAATTCTTATTCCGAAAACAAAATAAAGGCCATATATTCTATTGATGAGTCTAGTAGTAAGCTCAAGAAGAAAGAGCTTAGTTACTTTGCTAAAGGCCGGAAAATACTAAATACCTGTGACAGGATGTCTGGTTTCAGAGATGGAGACTCAATTCGTTGCTCTCTAGCCAACAACTTAAATGTTGAAGATTTTAGGGTTAATTTATCTAAAGTTGTGGAAGTGCTGTCAAGTGACGATTCTCAACAAAATACCGAGTATACAACTGAGTACAAAGGGTATGATAAATATGGTCATTTCACAAAGAAAGTTGAGAGCAATAGCTTTAGTGGAAAAAAGGAGTATCGTGAGTACAGTTACCAGCATGACCTTGACTTATGGGAGTTAGGCAAGTTCAGAACAGAGAAAGTCTCGAATTCAGACTACGGATATAAGACTGTACGAGAGATTAAATACCATGGCAGTGGAACCAAGCAGCCCTATGAAGAGCTAGCCTACGGACGATGGACAAAGCGTTATAGCCAATATCACGATGATGGCAACATCAAACGCATTGAGTATAACAGTAATGGGACAGGCCCTCAGTTTGTAGAGTTCAGTTCTTATTTTCGCGGTGTACCCAGGGTGGTTACGAAGCCGAATCGTTATGGTACAGGTACAGTAAGCAGGAAACAATACTCTAACAGTAGTGGAAAGATTTACTGGGAAAAGGATTTTAATGGAGTTGAAACATATTATGCTTATGACCCGATCGGGAGAATTACAGCAATTTACTTATATAACGATTCTGTTCTCGGTAGCTGGTATGGATATCAAATATCATGGGACGACAATGAGAACAAGCGTACAGTCACTCGTTGTGAACTAGAGCCTGGCCGGAAAATTTGGTGTGACGGACCTGCCAAGTCTCGTGAAGTACACTATTTTGACGCTCTGAATCGTTTAAAGCAGGTGACCTTTACAGATCTTTCAGAGCACGCAGTCTCTGGACATTCGGTTGTACATCAGAAGTTTAACTATAACCATAGAAATCAAATTGTATTTCGATCATATAAGTCGGCATCTTCAACAGAAACCAAAGGTGTTCGTTACAAATATGATACACTCGGGCGTTTGAAGTCTGTGTCAAAAAGCAATTTAGGTACTACTAAATTTAGCTATTTGGCGAATAGTAAGGTGAAAAAAGCAGACGCCGAAGGCAATGTCACAGTTATAAGTTATGATGCCAAAGGTACACCAAAGCAGGACAAGCCAACAGAAATAGATTCACCTGAAGGGGTTATTACTGAATTTACTTATAATATATTCGATAAACTCACTCACATCACGCAAAAAGGTGCTGGAAAGTCACTAACAGAAACTCGTTTATATGATGCATACCAGGGTTTGTGCCTGATTAAACGTACGGATGTAGGTAACACTTTGGTCAGTACAGATGCACAGGGTGCGCTCAATTGGCACCTCCAGGGAGCCTCG is a window of Pseudoalteromonas sp. R3 DNA encoding:
- a CDS encoding RHS repeat-associated core domain-containing protein, which codes for MKKTFNKHCSSLLLSVSLSITSVYADEYILEQDTKSRALSVNAASSEGDAYDPISGTISFAVTDISIPGNSSLPVELKRVHSPFSFMNALGDVRNTGMGTWLLDVPYIRATYVDSSDLTHSFRIQGNGRGWENGYECSDSSRWYTYAYASASHQELGGYWSGVKLHIPGQVTEDIREGSGDFSGMKITKSLYKVTDCYQREDGQGQGFEVTAPDGTKYYFDHKVVRPNGLPFPIGNMGRRAMMMATKVVDKFGNSVSYRYNGNKLVNIKGSDGRRIDLIYSKNMLTSAKANLEYWNYIYSDDNKLEKVVLPNKTEWKYPAEFYDAQYRATTKFKSRIGESPGKCEISDLDDRRAKYFTVTTPSGLNIKYGIKTIYHGREDVRVFIEQKYSAGRLETYFNPANCSARRNLVYKQISGDKINAMTWRYSYSENAGLYHDDGRNVIKEVNRRITRPLEVAFPYGIPSSVTKSRDVKTTTISGQNEKVIYYIDRNSNSYSENKIKAIYSIDESSSKLKKKELSYFAKGRKILNTCDRMSGFRDGDSIRCSLANNLNVEDFRVNLSKVVEVLSSDDSQQNTEYTTEYKGYDKYGHFTKKVESNSFSGKKEYREYSYQHDLDLWELGKFRTEKVSNSDYGYKTVREIKYHGSGTKQPYEELAYGRWTKRYSQYHDDGNIKRIEYNSNGTGPQFVEFSSYFRGVPRVVTKPNRYGTGTVSRKQYSNSSGKIYWEKDFNGVETYYAYDPIGRITAIYLYNDSVLGSWYGYQISWDDNENKRTVTRCELEPGRKIWCDGPAKSREVHYFDALNRLKQVTFTDLSEHAVSGHSVVHQKFNYNHRNQIVFRSYKSASSTETKGVRYKYDTLGRLKSVSKSNLGTTKFSYLANSKVKKADAEGNVTVISYDAKGTPKQDKPTEIDSPEGVITEFTYNIFDKLTHITQKGAGKSLTETRLYDAYQGLCLIKRTDVGNTLVSTDAQGALNWHLQGASNTSCVSSRPGNATIFTYDNLGDLHKVNYPEGTPDLEITRDKLGNVLTQTAGNVEHRYSYNSRGLLEDEQLYIEDHAPLMLDYGYDKFGHISRVVYPDGTNVSYKPNAFGQPTQVRSYNQDGSLEQTFARLVKYHPNGILSSFYYGNGVKHDTILDADSLLPHWVRDEGNMGKVVLLQYGFDNNENVTSIRNLTSSSYSLNDLVYDGLNRLIEVSGGASIGSSTMRYDALGNIRYYKNRKRTLNYTYNDTTNRLTSVSGYSGKYGAFQYDSRGNITHNGQFSLTYNRANQMTSANGNHFVYDGHNRRVKQVEQKGTSYSMYSQAGQLMYRENHHVSGEGVNYIYLGKKLIAKYGSVTPKGVLADEQNYLPYGETLESNNDDVGYTGHKFDKELGLSYMQARYYDPAIGRFYSNDPVDVMGHIGRGNPVHGFNRYTYANNNPYKYVDPDGEFATLPLAVFGGIVGAIGGAVQSALSSPGDFNAMAKSAAIGGGIGFLGGLTAGTSLAGASSAAVMRITVHMSAKESIKTMAQSGVTTGIASGGGNLGAQLASNGGDLSKVDVPQVVTSTAVGALVGTAGGGVVAAGGETVAVQATAMIATEALNAPIQAAISKSSSVCTDGKDKC